AGCGACGAGCGCGGCGAGGGTCGAGCCAAGCTCGCCGCGCGCGGCAAGCTGGTCGTTGCTGCCGCCGCCGAAGGCCTTCGCGGGTTCAGTGCCGCGCAGGAGCCAGACCGGCCTGGTACCGGGCACTTCGTCAGCGAGTTGCACGAGATCGATCAGCGTGCCCACGGCGGAATGGCCGGCACCGAGCACGGCGACGGTCTTCCCGGCATATCTGGCGCGCTTTGTGCCCCGCACGTCCGGCATGCCATGGGCGATGCGGTCCGTGCGCTCGTGTTCGCCGATCGCGGGCAGACCGTTGCTGCCGGCGGGATTGGGCGAGAACCACGTGCCTGACACGTCGATGACGGCGTCGGCGCGCAGCACCTCGGGACCTTTGCCGTTCTGATAACGGATTTCGAATGGCGCCTGCTCCCTGCCCTTCGTCTTCGCCTTGTCGTAGCCGGCCCGGCTGATCGCCGTGACGCGGCTCGAGGTCCGGATCGCCTCGCGCAGCGGCGTTCGCGTCGCGAGCGGCTCGAGGTAGCGCTCGATCAGCTCGCCGCCGGTCGGATAGGATTGCGGGTCCGGCGAATTCCATCCCGTCGGCGCCAGCAGGCGCGCAGCCGCCTTGTCGACATTGTATTCCCACGGCGAAAAGAGCTGCACGTGCTGCCACTGGCGGACCGCGTGGGCGGCCTCACCTCCGGCCTCGAGCACGATGGGCGACATGCCGCGTTCGAGCACATGCGCGGCCGCCGCAAGGCCAACCGGCCCTGCCCCGATGATCGCAACCGTCTTCTCGCTCATTCTACTTCTCCCATTTTTCTAGAATCATGGAATAAACGGACAAAAAACATCAAGCCGCGGTTTGCGTACCCTTGCATTCGGCCTCGTCGGCACAACATTCCGCCGCCATGAAATCGAGCAGGCCTCGCATCGTGTCATAGTTCGCGTGACAGACCAGGCTGGTGGATTCGCGCACCTGACTGACGAGCCCGACCGAAACCAGGCTCTTGATGTGGTGGGACAGCGTCGAGGCCGGGATCTTCAGCTTGTCTTGCAAGCGGCCGACGGGCATGCCGGCGTGCCCGGCCCGGACGAGGGCCCGATAGATCTGGAGCCGGGTCCGGTTACCCAGGGCTTCCAGCCGCGCTGCTGCGTCATCGATCTTCATGATCGACAACCTGCACCCATTTTCGGATTCATGTCAACTATACTTCTAGAATATTCGAAATATAAATTCCCCCGCCCTTCTCCAGTTGACGTGCATCCAATAATTCCATAAATCTGGATATATGGAAACCGAAGAAGCTGTTCTGGCGCTCGCTGCGCTGTCCCAATCGACCCGTCTTGAGGCCTTCCGGACGCTGGTCCGGCACGAGCCTGACGGACTTGCGGCAGGCGATCTCGCCCGCCTGCTGGAGGTCCCCCAGAACACGCTTTCGGCGCACCTGGCGATCCTGAGCCGCGCACGCCTCGTGTCGTCCGAGCGGCACAGCCGCTCGATCGTCTATCGCGCCAACCTCGACGAATTTCGCGACATCGCGGTCTTCCTGCTGCGCGATTGCTGCGGCGGGCGCCCCGAAGTTTGCGAGCCCGTCGTTCAAACCCTGCAATCCTGCTGCTCGCCGAAGCGAAAGGAGAGAAGCCGTGGCTGACCAGATCTACAACGTGCTGTTTCTGTGTACCGGCAATTCGGCGCGTTCGATCCTCGCCGAGTCGATCCTTCGCGAGGATGGCGCGGGCCGCTTTCGGGCGTTCTCAGCCGGGAGCACACCGAAGGGTATGGTGCATCCGCTGGCGCTGCGCACGCTTCAGACCATGGATTACCCGATCGACGGAATGCGCTCGAAGAGCTGGCTCGAGTTCGCCGCGGCAGATGCGCCGGTGATGGATTTCGTCTTCACCGTTTGCGACAACGCCGCCGGTGAATCCTGTCCGATCTGGCCGGGTCAGCCGATGACGGCGCACTGGGGCATCGAGGACCCTGCCGCCGCCGAAGGCTCCGACCTCGACAAGCAGATCGCGTTCATCACCGCATTCCGCCATTTGAAGAACCGGATCGACGCTTTTGCAAGCCTCCCGTTGAGGAGCATCGACAAGCTCTCGCTCGGCACCAGGCTGC
The nucleotide sequence above comes from Bradyrhizobium sp. NDS-1. Encoded proteins:
- a CDS encoding NAD(P)-binding domain-containing protein, producing the protein MSEKTVAIIGAGPVGLAAAAHVLERGMSPIVLEAGGEAAHAVRQWQHVQLFSPWEYNVDKAAARLLAPTGWNSPDPQSYPTGGELIERYLEPLATRTPLREAIRTSSRVTAISRAGYDKAKTKGREQAPFEIRYQNGKGPEVLRADAVIDVSGTWFSPNPAGSNGLPAIGEHERTDRIAHGMPDVRGTKRARYAGKTVAVLGAGHSAVGTLIDLVQLADEVPGTRPVWLLRGTEPAKAFGGGSNDQLAARGELGSTLAALVAAGKIAVETGFGVTHVSDSDGRLRISAGACCGARSVIADELIVATGFRPDLSFLSELRLRLDPAIEAPVALAPLIDPNEHSCGTVRPHGARELAHDEPGFYIAGMKSYGRAPTFLMTTGYEQVRSIAADIAGDKAAAARVELVLPETGVCTRGGVESGAAAGCCGGPAKEDVSACCAADETAKKAGASGCGCS
- a CDS encoding ArsR/SmtB family transcription factor translates to MKIDDAAARLEALGNRTRLQIYRALVRAGHAGMPVGRLQDKLKIPASTLSHHIKSLVSVGLVSQVRESTSLVCHANYDTMRGLLDFMAAECCADEAECKGTQTAA
- a CDS encoding ArsR/SmtB family transcription factor yields the protein METEEAVLALAALSQSTRLEAFRTLVRHEPDGLAAGDLARLLEVPQNTLSAHLAILSRARLVSSERHSRSIVYRANLDEFRDIAVFLLRDCCGGRPEVCEPVVQTLQSCCSPKRKERSRG
- a CDS encoding arsenate reductase ArsC, with product MADQIYNVLFLCTGNSARSILAESILREDGAGRFRAFSAGSTPKGMVHPLALRTLQTMDYPIDGMRSKSWLEFAAADAPVMDFVFTVCDNAAGESCPIWPGQPMTAHWGIEDPAAAEGSDLDKQIAFITAFRHLKNRIDAFASLPLRSIDKLSLGTRLREIGHSEGTTSNRNDVA